The proteins below come from a single Oncorhynchus keta strain PuntledgeMale-10-30-2019 chromosome 32, Oket_V2, whole genome shotgun sequence genomic window:
- the LOC118365213 gene encoding uncharacterized protein LOC118365213 isoform X17: MVEVQEDSVVQVAEADSVVQVAESDSVVQVVEADSVVQIVEADSVVQIVEADSVVQIVEADSVVQIVEADSVVQIVEADSVVQIVEADSVVQIVEADSVVQIVEADSVVQIVEADSVVQIVEADSVVQVAEADSVVQVAETDSVVQVAETDSVVQVVEADSVVQVAETDSVVQVAETDSVVQVAETDSVVQVAETDSVVQVAETDSVVQVAETDSVVQISGNSGGDEIKCNSIGNGVWTHVNSESVSQFNRKASNERTGRLSSAGSGECKVYSGNNGQISKAGSGGIISSAGNGGQLSSRSTGSGGRLSSAGSGHMICSAAGSRGRLSSSSTGSGGSGHMISSAGTSGQRISSTEGGVRVSSGGSRVITSSGGPASSPSRVTIRNTGSGGSGGREQISVCKMAAFSISAAVKEK, translated from the exons ATGGTAGAAGTACAAGAAGACTCAGTGGTCCAGGTAGCGGAAGCAGACTCAGTGGTCCAGGTAGCGGAGTCAGACTCAGTGGTCCAGGTAGTGGAGGCAGACTCAGTGGTCCAGATAGTGGAGGCAGACTCAGTGGTCCAGATAGTGGAGGCAGACTCAGTGGTCCAGATAGTGGAGGCAGACTCAGTGGTCCAGATAGTGGAGGCAGACTCAGTGGTCCAG ATAGTAGAGGCAGACTCAGTGGTCCAGATAGTGGAGGCAGACTCAGTGGTCCAGATAGTGGAGGCAGACTCAGTGGTCCAGATAGTGGAGGCAGACTCAGTGGTCCAGATAGTGGAGGCAGACTCAGTGGTCCAGATAGTGGAGGCAGACTCAGTGGTCCAGGTAGCGGAGGCAGACTCAGTGGTCCAG GTAGCGGAGACAGACTCAGTGGTCCAGGTAGCGGAGACAGACTCAGTGGTCCAGGTAGTGGAGGCAGACTCAGTGGTCCAGGTAGCGGAGACAGACTCAGTGGTCCAGGTAGCGGAGACAGACTCAGTGGTCCAGGTAGCGGAGACAGACTCAGTGGTCCAGGTAGCGGAGACAGACTCAGTGGTCCAGGTAGCGGAGACAGACTCAGTGGTCCAGGTAGCGGAGACAGACTCAGTGGTCCAGATAAGTGGTAACAGCGGTGGAGATGAAATTAAATGTAATAGTATCGGCAATGGAGTCTGGACCCATGTCAATTCCGAAAGTGTCTCTCAGTTTAACAGAAAAGCGAGCAATGAGAGGACTGGTAGACTTAGCAGTGCAGGAAGTGGAGAATGTAAGGTTTATAGTGGAAATAATGGACAGATCAGTAAGGCAGGAAGTGGGGGAATAATCAGCAGTGCTGGAAATGGAGGTCAACTAAGTAGTAGAAGCACAGGAAGTGGCGGTAGACTAAGTAGTGCGGGTAGTGGACATATGATCTGCAGTGCTGCAGGAAGTAGAGGTAGACTGAGTAGCAGTAGCACAGGAAGTGGAGGTAGTGGACATATGATCAGTAGTGCAGGTACTAGTGGACAGAGAATTAGTAGTACAGAGGGTGGTGTCAGGGTCAGCAGTGGGGGTAGTCGAGTGATTACCAGCAGTGGTGGTCCAGCCAGCAGCCCCAGCAGAGTGACCATCAGGAACACAGGAAGCGGAGGAAGTGGAGGCAGAGAGCAGATCAGCGTCTGTAAAATGGCCGCCTTCTCCATATCAGCTGCCGTGAAAGAAAAATAA
- the LOC118365213 gene encoding WAG22 antigen-like isoform X1, translating to MVEVQEDSVVQVAEADSVVQVAESDSVVQVVEADSVVQIVEADSVVQIVEADSVVQIVEADSVVQIVEADSVVQIVEADSVVQIVEADSVVQIVEADSVVQIVEADSVVQIVEADSVVQIVEADSVVQVAEADSVVQVAEADSVVQVAETDSVVQVVEADSVVQVVEADSVVQIVEADSVVQVAETDSVVQIVEADSVVQVAETDSVVQVAETDSVVQVAETDSVVQVAETDSVVQVVEADSVVQVAETDSVVQVAETDSVVQVAETDSVVQVAETDSVVQVAETDSVVQVAETDSVVQISGNSGGDEIKCNSIGNGVWTHVNSESVSQFNRKASNERTGRLSSAGSGECKVYSGNNGQISKAGSGGIISSAGNGGQLSSRSTGSGGRLSSAGSGHMICSAAGSRGRLSSSSTGSGGSGHMISSAGTSGQRISSTEGGVRVSSGGSRVITSSGGPASSPSRVTIRNTGSGGSGGREQISVCKMAAFSISAAVKEK from the exons ATGGTAGAAGTACAAGAAGACTCAGTGGTCCAGGTAGCGGAAGCAGACTCAGTGGTCCAGGTAGCGGAGTCAGACTCAGTGGTCCAGGTAGTGGAGGCAGACTCAGTGGTCCAGATAGTGGAGGCAGACTCAGTGGTCCAGATAGTGGAGGCAGACTCAGTGGTCCAGATAGTGGAGGCAGACTCAGTGGTCCAGATAGTGGAGGCAGACTCAGTGGTCCAG ATAGTAGAGGCAGACTCAGTGGTCCAGATAGTGGAGGCAGACTCAGTGGTCCAGATAGTGGAGGCAGACTCAGTGGTCCAGATAGTGGAGGCAGACTCAGTGGTCCAGATAGTGGAGGCAGACTCAGTGGTCCAGATAGTGGAGGCAGACTCAGTGGTCCAGGTAGCGGAGGCAGACTCAGTGGTCCAGGTAGCGGAGGCAGACTCAGTGGTCCAGGTAGCGGAGACAGACTCAGTGGTCCAGGTAGTGGAGGCAGACTCAGTGGTCCAGGTAGTGGAGGCAGACTCAGTGGTCCAGATAGTGGAGGCAGACTCAGTGGTCCAGGTAGCGGAGACAGACTCAGTGGTCCAGATAGTGGAGGCAGACTCAGTGGTCCAGGTAGCGGAGACAGACTCAGTGGTCCAGGTAGCGGAGACAGACTCAGTGGTCCAGGTAGCGGAGACAGACTCAGTGGTCCAGGTAGCGGAGACAGACTCAGTGGTCCAGGTAGTGGAGGCAGACTCAGTGGTCCAGGTAGCGGAGACAGACTCAGTGGTCCAGGTAGCGGAGACAGACTCAGTGGTCCAGGTAGCGGAGACAGACTCAGTGGTCCAGGTAGCGGAGACAGACTCAGTGGTCCAGGTAGCGGAGACAGACTCAGTGGTCCAGGTAGCGGAGACAGACTCAGTGGTCCAGATAAGTGGTAACAGCGGTGGAGATGAAATTAAATGTAATAGTATCGGCAATGGAGTCTGGACCCATGTCAATTCCGAAAGTGTCTCTCAGTTTAACAGAAAAGCGAGCAATGAGAGGACTGGTAGACTTAGCAGTGCAGGAAGTGGAGAATGTAAGGTTTATAGTGGAAATAATGGACAGATCAGTAAGGCAGGAAGTGGGGGAATAATCAGCAGTGCTGGAAATGGAGGTCAACTAAGTAGTAGAAGCACAGGAAGTGGCGGTAGACTAAGTAGTGCGGGTAGTGGACATATGATCTGCAGTGCTGCAGGAAGTAGAGGTAGACTGAGTAGCAGTAGCACAGGAAGTGGAGGTAGTGGACATATGATCAGTAGTGCAGGTACTAGTGGACAGAGAATTAGTAGTACAGAGGGTGGTGTCAGGGTCAGCAGTGGGGGTAGTCGAGTGATTACCAGCAGTGGTGGTCCAGCCAGCAGCCCCAGCAGAGTGACCATCAGGAACACAGGAAGCGGAGGAAGTGGAGGCAGAGAGCAGATCAGCGTCTGTAAAATGGCCGCCTTCTCCATATCAGCTGCCGTGAAAGAAAAATAA
- the LOC118365213 gene encoding uncharacterized protein LOC118365213 isoform X12 translates to MVEVQEDSVVQVAEADSVVQVAESDSVVQVVEADSVVQIVEADSVVQIVEADSVVQIVEADSVVQIVEADSVVQIVEADSVVQIVEADSVVQIVEADSVVQIVEADSVVQIVEADSVVQIVEADSVVQVAEADSVVQVAEADSVVQVAETDSVVQVVEADSVVQVVEADSVVQIVEADSVVQVAETDSVVQVVEADSVVQVAETDSVVQVAETDSVVQVAETDSVVQVAETDSVVQVAETDSVVQVAETDSVVQISGNSGGDEIKCNSIGNGVWTHVNSESVSQFNRKASNERTGRLSSAGSGECKVYSGNNGQISKAGSGGIISSAGNGGQLSSRSTGSGGRLSSAGSGHMICSAAGSRGRLSSSSTGSGGSGHMISSAGTSGQRISSTEGGVRVSSGGSRVITSSGGPASSPSRVTIRNTGSGGSGGREQISVCKMAAFSISAAVKEK, encoded by the exons ATGGTAGAAGTACAAGAAGACTCAGTGGTCCAGGTAGCGGAAGCAGACTCAGTGGTCCAGGTAGCGGAGTCAGACTCAGTGGTCCAGGTAGTGGAGGCAGACTCAGTGGTCCAGATAGTGGAGGCAGACTCAGTGGTCCAGATAGTGGAGGCAGACTCAGTGGTCCAGATAGTGGAGGCAGACTCAGTGGTCCAGATAGTGGAGGCAGACTCAGTGGTCCAG ATAGTAGAGGCAGACTCAGTGGTCCAGATAGTGGAGGCAGACTCAGTGGTCCAGATAGTGGAGGCAGACTCAGTGGTCCAGATAGTGGAGGCAGACTCAGTGGTCCAGATAGTGGAGGCAGACTCAGTGGTCCAGATAGTGGAGGCAGACTCAGTGGTCCAGGTAGCGGAGGCAGACTCAGTGGTCCAGGTAGCGGAGGCAGACTCAGTGGTCCAGGTAGCGGAGACAGACTCAGTGGTCCAGGTAGTGGAGGCAGACTCAGTGGTCCAGGTAGTGGAGGCAGACTCAGTGGTCCAGATAGTGGAGGCAGACTCAGTGGTCCAG GTAGCGGAGACAGACTCAGTGGTCCAGGTAGTGGAGGCAGACTCAGTGGTCCAGGTAGCGGAGACAGACTCAGTGGTCCAGGTAGCGGAGACAGACTCAGTGGTCCAGGTAGCGGAGACAGACTCAGTGGTCCAGGTAGCGGAGACAGACTCAGTGGTCCAGGTAGCGGAGACAGACTCAGTGGTCCAGGTAGCGGAGACAGACTCAGTGGTCCAGATAAGTGGTAACAGCGGTGGAGATGAAATTAAATGTAATAGTATCGGCAATGGAGTCTGGACCCATGTCAATTCCGAAAGTGTCTCTCAGTTTAACAGAAAAGCGAGCAATGAGAGGACTGGTAGACTTAGCAGTGCAGGAAGTGGAGAATGTAAGGTTTATAGTGGAAATAATGGACAGATCAGTAAGGCAGGAAGTGGGGGAATAATCAGCAGTGCTGGAAATGGAGGTCAACTAAGTAGTAGAAGCACAGGAAGTGGCGGTAGACTAAGTAGTGCGGGTAGTGGACATATGATCTGCAGTGCTGCAGGAAGTAGAGGTAGACTGAGTAGCAGTAGCACAGGAAGTGGAGGTAGTGGACATATGATCAGTAGTGCAGGTACTAGTGGACAGAGAATTAGTAGTACAGAGGGTGGTGTCAGGGTCAGCAGTGGGGGTAGTCGAGTGATTACCAGCAGTGGTGGTCCAGCCAGCAGCCCCAGCAGAGTGACCATCAGGAACACAGGAAGCGGAGGAAGTGGAGGCAGAGAGCAGATCAGCGTCTGTAAAATGGCCGCCTTCTCCATATCAGCTGCCGTGAAAGAAAAATAA
- the LOC118365213 gene encoding uncharacterized protein LOC118365213 isoform X6, which translates to MVEVQEDSVVQVAEADSVVQVAESDSVVQVVEADSVVQIVEADSVVQIVEADSVVQIVEADSVVQIVEADSVVQIVEADSVVQIVEADSVVQIVEADSVVQIVEADSVVQIVEADSVVQIVEADSVVQVAEADSVVQVAEADSVVQVAETDSVVQVVEADSVVQIVEADSVVQVAETDSVVQVAETDSVVQVAETDSVVQVAETDSVVQVVEADSVVQVAETDSVVQVAETDSVVQVAETDSVVQVAETDSVVQVAETDSVVQVAETDSVVQISGNSGGDEIKCNSIGNGVWTHVNSESVSQFNRKASNERTGRLSSAGSGECKVYSGNNGQISKAGSGGIISSAGNGGQLSSRSTGSGGRLSSAGSGHMICSAAGSRGRLSSSSTGSGGSGHMISSAGTSGQRISSTEGGVRVSSGGSRVITSSGGPASSPSRVTIRNTGSGGSGGREQISVCKMAAFSISAAVKEK; encoded by the exons ATGGTAGAAGTACAAGAAGACTCAGTGGTCCAGGTAGCGGAAGCAGACTCAGTGGTCCAGGTAGCGGAGTCAGACTCAGTGGTCCAGGTAGTGGAGGCAGACTCAGTGGTCCAGATAGTGGAGGCAGACTCAGTGGTCCAGATAGTGGAGGCAGACTCAGTGGTCCAGATAGTGGAGGCAGACTCAGTGGTCCAGATAGTGGAGGCAGACTCAGTGGTCCAG ATAGTAGAGGCAGACTCAGTGGTCCAGATAGTGGAGGCAGACTCAGTGGTCCAGATAGTGGAGGCAGACTCAGTGGTCCAGATAGTGGAGGCAGACTCAGTGGTCCAGATAGTGGAGGCAGACTCAGTGGTCCAGATAGTGGAGGCAGACTCAGTGGTCCAGGTAGCGGAGGCAGACTCAGTGGTCCAGGTAGCGGAGGCAGACTCAGTGGTCCAGGTAGCGGAGACAGACTCAGTGGTCCAGGTAGTGGAGGCAGACTCAGTGGTCCAG ATAGTGGAGGCAGACTCAGTGGTCCAGGTAGCGGAGACAGACTCAGTGGTCCAGGTAGCGGAGACAGACTCAGTGGTCCAGGTAGCGGAGACAGACTCAGTGGTCCAGGTAGCGGAGACAGACTCAGTGGTCCAGGTAGTGGAGGCAGACTCAGTGGTCCAGGTAGCGGAGACAGACTCAGTGGTCCAGGTAGCGGAGACAGACTCAGTGGTCCAGGTAGCGGAGACAGACTCAGTGGTCCAGGTAGCGGAGACAGACTCAGTGGTCCAGGTAGCGGAGACAGACTCAGTGGTCCAGGTAGCGGAGACAGACTCAGTGGTCCAGATAAGTGGTAACAGCGGTGGAGATGAAATTAAATGTAATAGTATCGGCAATGGAGTCTGGACCCATGTCAATTCCGAAAGTGTCTCTCAGTTTAACAGAAAAGCGAGCAATGAGAGGACTGGTAGACTTAGCAGTGCAGGAAGTGGAGAATGTAAGGTTTATAGTGGAAATAATGGACAGATCAGTAAGGCAGGAAGTGGGGGAATAATCAGCAGTGCTGGAAATGGAGGTCAACTAAGTAGTAGAAGCACAGGAAGTGGCGGTAGACTAAGTAGTGCGGGTAGTGGACATATGATCTGCAGTGCTGCAGGAAGTAGAGGTAGACTGAGTAGCAGTAGCACAGGAAGTGGAGGTAGTGGACATATGATCAGTAGTGCAGGTACTAGTGGACAGAGAATTAGTAGTACAGAGGGTGGTGTCAGGGTCAGCAGTGGGGGTAGTCGAGTGATTACCAGCAGTGGTGGTCCAGCCAGCAGCCCCAGCAGAGTGACCATCAGGAACACAGGAAGCGGAGGAAGTGGAGGCAGAGAGCAGATCAGCGTCTGTAAAATGGCCGCCTTCTCCATATCAGCTGCCGTGAAAGAAAAATAA
- the LOC118365213 gene encoding uncharacterized protein LOC118365213 isoform X13, whose translation MVEVQEDSVVQVAEADSVVQVAESDSVVQVVEADSVVQIVEADSVVQIVEADSVVQIVEADSVVQIVEADSVVQIVEADSVVQIVEADSVVQIVEADSVVQIVEADSVVQIVEADSVVQIVEADSVVQVAEADSVVQVAEADSVVQVAETDSVVQVVEADSVVQIVEADSVVQVAETDSVVQVVEADSVVQVAETDSVVQVAETDSVVQVAETDSVVQVAETDSVVQVAETDSVVQVAETDSVVQISGNSGGDEIKCNSIGNGVWTHVNSESVSQFNRKASNERTGRLSSAGSGECKVYSGNNGQISKAGSGGIISSAGNGGQLSSRSTGSGGRLSSAGSGHMICSAAGSRGRLSSSSTGSGGSGHMISSAGTSGQRISSTEGGVRVSSGGSRVITSSGGPASSPSRVTIRNTGSGGSGGREQISVCKMAAFSISAAVKEK comes from the exons ATGGTAGAAGTACAAGAAGACTCAGTGGTCCAGGTAGCGGAAGCAGACTCAGTGGTCCAGGTAGCGGAGTCAGACTCAGTGGTCCAGGTAGTGGAGGCAGACTCAGTGGTCCAGATAGTGGAGGCAGACTCAGTGGTCCAGATAGTGGAGGCAGACTCAGTGGTCCAGATAGTGGAGGCAGACTCAGTGGTCCAGATAGTGGAGGCAGACTCAGTGGTCCAG ATAGTAGAGGCAGACTCAGTGGTCCAGATAGTGGAGGCAGACTCAGTGGTCCAGATAGTGGAGGCAGACTCAGTGGTCCAGATAGTGGAGGCAGACTCAGTGGTCCAGATAGTGGAGGCAGACTCAGTGGTCCAGATAGTGGAGGCAGACTCAGTGGTCCAGGTAGCGGAGGCAGACTCAGTGGTCCAGGTAGCGGAGGCAGACTCAGTGGTCCAGGTAGCGGAGACAGACTCAGTGGTCCAGGTAGTGGAGGCAGACTCAGTGGTCCAG ATAGTGGAGGCAGACTCAGTGGTCCAG GTAGCGGAGACAGACTCAGTGGTCCAGGTAGTGGAGGCAGACTCAGTGGTCCAGGTAGCGGAGACAGACTCAGTGGTCCAGGTAGCGGAGACAGACTCAGTGGTCCAGGTAGCGGAGACAGACTCAGTGGTCCAGGTAGCGGAGACAGACTCAGTGGTCCAGGTAGCGGAGACAGACTCAGTGGTCCAGGTAGCGGAGACAGACTCAGTGGTCCAGATAAGTGGTAACAGCGGTGGAGATGAAATTAAATGTAATAGTATCGGCAATGGAGTCTGGACCCATGTCAATTCCGAAAGTGTCTCTCAGTTTAACAGAAAAGCGAGCAATGAGAGGACTGGTAGACTTAGCAGTGCAGGAAGTGGAGAATGTAAGGTTTATAGTGGAAATAATGGACAGATCAGTAAGGCAGGAAGTGGGGGAATAATCAGCAGTGCTGGAAATGGAGGTCAACTAAGTAGTAGAAGCACAGGAAGTGGCGGTAGACTAAGTAGTGCGGGTAGTGGACATATGATCTGCAGTGCTGCAGGAAGTAGAGGTAGACTGAGTAGCAGTAGCACAGGAAGTGGAGGTAGTGGACATATGATCAGTAGTGCAGGTACTAGTGGACAGAGAATTAGTAGTACAGAGGGTGGTGTCAGGGTCAGCAGTGGGGGTAGTCGAGTGATTACCAGCAGTGGTGGTCCAGCCAGCAGCCCCAGCAGAGTGACCATCAGGAACACAGGAAGCGGAGGAAGTGGAGGCAGAGAGCAGATCAGCGTCTGTAAAATGGCCGCCTTCTCCATATCAGCTGCCGTGAAAGAAAAATAA
- the LOC118365213 gene encoding uncharacterized protein LOC118365213 isoform X16 has translation MVEVQEDSVVQVAEADSVVQVAESDSVVQVVEADSVVQIVEADSVVQIVEADSVVQIVEADSVVQIVEADSVVQIVEADSVVQIVEADSVVQIVEADSVVQIVEADSVVQIVEADSVVQIVEADSVVQVAEADSVVQVAETDSVVQVAETDSVVQVAETDSVVQVVEADSVVQVAETDSVVQVAETDSVVQVAETDSVVQVAETDSVVQVAETDSVVQVAETDSVVQISGNSGGDEIKCNSIGNGVWTHVNSESVSQFNRKASNERTGRLSSAGSGECKVYSGNNGQISKAGSGGIISSAGNGGQLSSRSTGSGGRLSSAGSGHMICSAAGSRGRLSSSSTGSGGSGHMISSAGTSGQRISSTEGGVRVSSGGSRVITSSGGPASSPSRVTIRNTGSGGSGGREQISVCKMAAFSISAAVKEK, from the exons ATGGTAGAAGTACAAGAAGACTCAGTGGTCCAGGTAGCGGAAGCAGACTCAGTGGTCCAGGTAGCGGAGTCAGACTCAGTGGTCCAGGTAGTGGAGGCAGACTCAGTGGTCCAGATAGTGGAGGCAGACTCAGTGGTCCAGATAGTGGAGGCAGACTCAGTGGTCCAGATAGTGGAGGCAGACTCAGTGGTCCAGATAGTGGAGGCAGACTCAGTGGTCCAG ATAGTAGAGGCAGACTCAGTGGTCCAGATAGTGGAGGCAGACTCAGTGGTCCAGATAGTGGAGGCAGACTCAGTGGTCCAGATAGTGGAGGCAGACTCAGTGGTCCAGATAGTGGAGGCAGACTCAGTGGTCCAGATAGTGGAGGCAGACTCAGTGGTCCAGGTAGCGGAGGCAGACTCAGTGGTCCAG GTAGCGGAGACAGACTCAGTGGTCCAGGTAGCGGAGACAGACTCAGTGGTCCAGGTAGCGGAGACAGACTCAGTGGTCCAGGTAGTGGAGGCAGACTCAGTGGTCCAGGTAGCGGAGACAGACTCAGTGGTCCAGGTAGCGGAGACAGACTCAGTGGTCCAGGTAGCGGAGACAGACTCAGTGGTCCAGGTAGCGGAGACAGACTCAGTGGTCCAGGTAGCGGAGACAGACTCAGTGGTCCAGGTAGCGGAGACAGACTCAGTGGTCCAGATAAGTGGTAACAGCGGTGGAGATGAAATTAAATGTAATAGTATCGGCAATGGAGTCTGGACCCATGTCAATTCCGAAAGTGTCTCTCAGTTTAACAGAAAAGCGAGCAATGAGAGGACTGGTAGACTTAGCAGTGCAGGAAGTGGAGAATGTAAGGTTTATAGTGGAAATAATGGACAGATCAGTAAGGCAGGAAGTGGGGGAATAATCAGCAGTGCTGGAAATGGAGGTCAACTAAGTAGTAGAAGCACAGGAAGTGGCGGTAGACTAAGTAGTGCGGGTAGTGGACATATGATCTGCAGTGCTGCAGGAAGTAGAGGTAGACTGAGTAGCAGTAGCACAGGAAGTGGAGGTAGTGGACATATGATCAGTAGTGCAGGTACTAGTGGACAGAGAATTAGTAGTACAGAGGGTGGTGTCAGGGTCAGCAGTGGGGGTAGTCGAGTGATTACCAGCAGTGGTGGTCCAGCCAGCAGCCCCAGCAGAGTGACCATCAGGAACACAGGAAGCGGAGGAAGTGGAGGCAGAGAGCAGATCAGCGTCTGTAAAATGGCCGCCTTCTCCATATCAGCTGCCGTGAAAGAAAAATAA
- the LOC118365213 gene encoding uncharacterized protein LOC118365213 isoform X14: MVEVQEDSVVQVAEADSVVQVAESDSVVQVVEADSVVQIVEADSVVQIVEADSVVQIVEADSVVQIVEADSVVQIVEADSVVQIVEADSVVQIVEADSVVQIVEADSVVQIVEADSVVQIVEADSVVQVAEADSVVQVAETDSVVQVAETDSVVQVAETDSVVQVAETDSVVQVVEADSVVQVAETDSVVQVAETDSVVQVAETDSVVQVAETDSVVQVAETDSVVQVAETDSVVQISGNSGGDEIKCNSIGNGVWTHVNSESVSQFNRKASNERTGRLSSAGSGECKVYSGNNGQISKAGSGGIISSAGNGGQLSSRSTGSGGRLSSAGSGHMICSAAGSRGRLSSSSTGSGGSGHMISSAGTSGQRISSTEGGVRVSSGGSRVITSSGGPASSPSRVTIRNTGSGGSGGREQISVCKMAAFSISAAVKEK; encoded by the exons ATGGTAGAAGTACAAGAAGACTCAGTGGTCCAGGTAGCGGAAGCAGACTCAGTGGTCCAGGTAGCGGAGTCAGACTCAGTGGTCCAGGTAGTGGAGGCAGACTCAGTGGTCCAGATAGTGGAGGCAGACTCAGTGGTCCAGATAGTGGAGGCAGACTCAGTGGTCCAGATAGTGGAGGCAGACTCAGTGGTCCAGATAGTGGAGGCAGACTCAGTGGTCCAG ATAGTAGAGGCAGACTCAGTGGTCCAGATAGTGGAGGCAGACTCAGTGGTCCAGATAGTGGAGGCAGACTCAGTGGTCCAGATAGTGGAGGCAGACTCAGTGGTCCAGATAGTGGAGGCAGACTCAGTGGTCCAGATAGTGGAGGCAGACTCAGTGGTCCAGGTAGCGGAGGCAGACTCAGTGGTCCAG GTAGCGGAGACAGACTCAGTGGTCCAGGTAGCGGAGACAGACTCAGTGGTCCAGGTAGCGGAGACAGACTCAGTGGTCCAGGTAGCGGAGACAGACTCAGTGGTCCAGGTAGTGGAGGCAGACTCAGTGGTCCAGGTAGCGGAGACAGACTCAGTGGTCCAGGTAGCGGAGACAGACTCAGTGGTCCAGGTAGCGGAGACAGACTCAGTGGTCCAGGTAGCGGAGACAGACTCAGTGGTCCAGGTAGCGGAGACAGACTCAGTGGTCCAGGTAGCGGAGACAGACTCAGTGGTCCAGATAAGTGGTAACAGCGGTGGAGATGAAATTAAATGTAATAGTATCGGCAATGGAGTCTGGACCCATGTCAATTCCGAAAGTGTCTCTCAGTTTAACAGAAAAGCGAGCAATGAGAGGACTGGTAGACTTAGCAGTGCAGGAAGTGGAGAATGTAAGGTTTATAGTGGAAATAATGGACAGATCAGTAAGGCAGGAAGTGGGGGAATAATCAGCAGTGCTGGAAATGGAGGTCAACTAAGTAGTAGAAGCACAGGAAGTGGCGGTAGACTAAGTAGTGCGGGTAGTGGACATATGATCTGCAGTGCTGCAGGAAGTAGAGGTAGACTGAGTAGCAGTAGCACAGGAAGTGGAGGTAGTGGACATATGATCAGTAGTGCAGGTACTAGTGGACAGAGAATTAGTAGTACAGAGGGTGGTGTCAGGGTCAGCAGTGGGGGTAGTCGAGTGATTACCAGCAGTGGTGGTCCAGCCAGCAGCCCCAGCAGAGTGACCATCAGGAACACAGGAAGCGGAGGAAGTGGAGGCAGAGAGCAGATCAGCGTCTGTAAAATGGCCGCCTTCTCCATATCAGCTGCCGTGAAAGAAAAATAA
- the LOC118365213 gene encoding keratin, type II cytoskeletal 1-like isoform X21 yields the protein MVEVQEDSVVQVAEADSVVQVAESDSVVQVAEADSVVQVAEADSVVQVAETDSVVQVVEADSVVQVVEADSVVQIVEADSVVQVAETDSVVQIVEADSVVQVAETDSVVQVAETDSVVQVAETDSVVQVAETDSVVQVVEADSVVQVAETDSVVQVAETDSVVQVAETDSVVQVAETDSVVQVAETDSVVQVAETDSVVQISGNSGGDEIKCNSIGNGVWTHVNSESVSQFNRKASNERTGRLSSAGSGECKVYSGNNGQISKAGSGGIISSAGNGGQLSSRSTGSGGRLSSAGSGHMICSAAGSRGRLSSSSTGSGGSGHMISSAGTSGQRISSTEGGVRVSSGGSRVITSSGGPASSPSRVTIRNTGSGGSGGREQISVCKMAAFSISAAVKEK from the exons ATGGTAGAAGTACAAGAAGACTCAGTGGTCCAGGTAGCGGAAGCAGACTCAGTGGTCCAGGTAGCGGAGTCAGACTCAGTGGTCCAG GTAGCGGAGGCAGACTCAGTGGTCCAGGTAGCGGAGGCAGACTCAGTGGTCCAGGTAGCGGAGACAGACTCAGTGGTCCAGGTAGTGGAGGCAGACTCAGTGGTCCAGGTAGTGGAGGCAGACTCAGTGGTCCAGATAGTGGAGGCAGACTCAGTGGTCCAGGTAGCGGAGACAGACTCAGTGGTCCAGATAGTGGAGGCAGACTCAGTGGTCCAGGTAGCGGAGACAGACTCAGTGGTCCAGGTAGCGGAGACAGACTCAGTGGTCCAGGTAGCGGAGACAGACTCAGTGGTCCAGGTAGCGGAGACAGACTCAGTGGTCCAGGTAGTGGAGGCAGACTCAGTGGTCCAGGTAGCGGAGACAGACTCAGTGGTCCAGGTAGCGGAGACAGACTCAGTGGTCCAGGTAGCGGAGACAGACTCAGTGGTCCAGGTAGCGGAGACAGACTCAGTGGTCCAGGTAGCGGAGACAGACTCAGTGGTCCAGGTAGCGGAGACAGACTCAGTGGTCCAGATAAGTGGTAACAGCGGTGGAGATGAAATTAAATGTAATAGTATCGGCAATGGAGTCTGGACCCATGTCAATTCCGAAAGTGTCTCTCAGTTTAACAGAAAAGCGAGCAATGAGAGGACTGGTAGACTTAGCAGTGCAGGAAGTGGAGAATGTAAGGTTTATAGTGGAAATAATGGACAGATCAGTAAGGCAGGAAGTGGGGGAATAATCAGCAGTGCTGGAAATGGAGGTCAACTAAGTAGTAGAAGCACAGGAAGTGGCGGTAGACTAAGTAGTGCGGGTAGTGGACATATGATCTGCAGTGCTGCAGGAAGTAGAGGTAGACTGAGTAGCAGTAGCACAGGAAGTGGAGGTAGTGGACATATGATCAGTAGTGCAGGTACTAGTGGACAGAGAATTAGTAGTACAGAGGGTGGTGTCAGGGTCAGCAGTGGGGGTAGTCGAGTGATTACCAGCAGTGGTGGTCCAGCCAGCAGCCCCAGCAGAGTGACCATCAGGAACACAGGAAGCGGAGGAAGTGGAGGCAGAGAGCAGATCAGCGTCTGTAAAATGGCCGCCTTCTCCATATCAGCTGCCGTGAAAGAAAAATAA